In Hyperolius riggenbachi isolate aHypRig1 chromosome 10, aHypRig1.pri, whole genome shotgun sequence, a genomic segment contains:
- the LOC137536186 gene encoding intelectin-1-like: MFVHLFLVFSVVLAGAYGGNSACGTLSEKKQTILNLLSCWDEDDADRAISSNSGPPTGYFSGGYRSCKEIKASDKHATDGIYTLTTADGINYQTFCDMTTNGGGWTLVASVHENNMNGKCTVGDRWSSQEGSNPLNPAGDGTWANYHTFGLADGATSADYKNPGYYDITSKDLSVWHVPNDSSLSQWRNAAILRYRTDNGFFAQEGGNLFQLYQKYPVVYGTGNCLQQNGPAVAVTYDFGSIEKTRSYYSPNGATEFTAGYVQFRVFNTEKAAMAMCAGVKVTGCNTEHHCLGGGGFFPEASPRQCGDFAGWDWDGYGKRAGWSASKEITESAVLLFYR; encoded by the exons ATGTTCGTGCATCTCTTCCTGGTGTTCTCCGTGGTACTTGCTGGTGCCTACGGTGGAAATTCTG cATGTGGTACACTTTCTGAGAAGAAACAAACTATTCTGAACTTGTTGTCATGTTGGGATGAAGATGATGCAGATCGTGCAATATCATCAAATTCCGGTCCCCCCACAGGCTATTTCTCTGGAGGATACAGGAGCTGCAAGGAAATCAAGGCTTCAGACAAGCATGCTACAG atGGAATCTACACACTGACCACTGCTGATGGAATTAACTATCAGACCTTCTGTGATATGACAACCAATGGTGGAGGATGGACATTGGTGGCCAGTGTCCATGAGAACAACATGAATGGGAAATGCACTGTGGGAGATCGCTGGTCCAGTCAGGAGGGTAGCAATCCATTAAACCCAGCAGGAGATGGCACCTGGGCCAATTATCACACATTTGGGCTAGCAGATGGAGCCACTAGTGCCGATTACAAG AATCCTGGTTATTACGATATCACCTCCAAAGATTTGAGTGTGTGGCACGTTCCTAACGACTCCTCTTTGTCTCAATGGAGAAATGCAGCTATCCTCAGATATCGTACAGACAATGGCTTTTTCGCACAGGAAGGTGGTAACCTCTTCCAGCTGTACCAG AAATACCCTGTGGTGTACGGGACCGGTAACTGTCTGCAACAAAACGGCCCAGCTGTTGCAGTTACGTATGACTTTGGAAGCATTGAGAAGACCAGATCGTACTACTCCCCAAATGGAGCAA CTGAGTTCACTGCCGGATATGTCCAGTTTCGTGTTTTTAACACAGAAAAAGCTGCCATGGCTATGTGTGCCGGTGTGAAGGTGACAGGCTGCAACACAGAACAC CACTGCCTAGGAGGAGGCGGCTTTTTTCCAGAAGCCAGCCCCCGCCAGTGTGGAGACTTTGCCGGCTGGGACTGGGACGGCTATGGAAAACGTGCCGGGTGGAGCGCCTCCAAGGAGATCACCGAGTCCGCTGTCCTGCTCTTCTATCGCTAA